A segment of the Deltaproteobacteria bacterium genome:
TGCCATGATCTTGTTCCCCATGGTTCTGATGTGGGTGGATTCAGGGCCGATAAAGGTAATGCCGCTGGCCTCACATACCTCAGCAAACTCGGGATTTTCAGCCAGGAATCCGTAGCCGGGATGGATGGCCGCGGCATCCGACACCTCCGCCGCACTGATGATGGCCGGAATATTCAGATAGCTTTGCAGGCTGTTGGCCGGCCCGATACAGATACTCTCATCGGCGAATCGCGTATGCAACGCGTCCCTGTCTGCATCGGAGAAAACAGCTACGGTCTTGATACCAAGTTCTCTGCAGGCCCTGATCACCCTTAGGGCAATCTCACCCCGGTTTGCAATCAGTATCTTCGAGAAAAGTCGGGGCATAATCAGGCCAGATCGATTATGAAGAGGGGCTCACCGTATTCGACAGGCTGTGCATTCTCCACCAGGATCGCGGATATCTTGCCGTTGACCTCACACTCGATCTCGTTCATGATCTTCATTGCCTCGACAATGCAGAGTATCGTTCCCTTGTTGGCAACCTGTCCAACCTCGACGTAGGAAGGCCTATCAGGTGATGGCGCCCTGTAGAAGGTTCCCACTATCGGCGAGGTAACCAGGAACTGGTTTTCCCCAACGGTAAGGGATTCCGATGGTTCGGGGGGAACGGGGGGGGGTAGGGAACCCGAAACGGGTTCGGAAGAGGGGGGCGCCTGGTAAAGCGGCGCCATGACCCTGCCGGTCTCAGTCCCCCCCTTACGGATCCTGACCTTGCTGTCTCCCCTTTGCAGGGTAAAATCCTGGATTCCGAACTTCTCGATTAATTTCAGGATCTCCCTGATCTCTTTCAATTCCATGGGATTACCCCTCCTTATCTGACACGCTCGATATATTCACCGGTCCGGGTGTCGATTCTGACAACCTGTCCCTCTTCGACGAAAAGAGGTACCTGAATGACGGCCCCGGTCTCCAGCTCCGCCGGCTTGGTCGCCCCGGATGCCGTGTCGCCCTTTACCCCGGGCTCGGACTTGGCGATTTTGAGCTCGACGAAAATGGGGAGTTCCATCCCAATCGGCCTCCCGTTATATATATGAACGATGACGGGTAACTGCTCTGACAGAAACCCTTTTTTATCCCCCAGGTCCGCGCCGGAAATAC
Coding sequences within it:
- the efp gene encoding elongation factor P, producing MIATNQFRKGLKIELDGEPFTIADFQHVKPGKGGAFVRTRLKSLVTGNVLDRTFRSGDKVKRPNFEEKEMQYLYGDDNGFHFMDTNTYDQICISGADLGDKKGFLSEQLPVIVHIYNGRPIGMELPIFVELKIAKSEPGVKGDTASGATKPAELETGAVIQVPLFVEEGQVVRIDTRTGEYIERVR
- the accB gene encoding acetyl-CoA carboxylase biotin carboxyl carrier protein, with the protein product MELKEIREILKLIEKFGIQDFTLQRGDSKVRIRKGGTETGRVMAPLYQAPPSSEPVSGSLPPPVPPEPSESLTVGENQFLVTSPIVGTFYRAPSPDRPSYVEVGQVANKGTILCIVEAMKIMNEIECEVNGKISAILVENAQPVEYGEPLFIIDLA